ACATCGCACTGCGGTTATGAGTTGTAGCATGGATTTGAATTTGACGAGCCAAGCTGTGCAAGATTTGTTATGCCAGTAAATTATCTATCTTCTCCTTTACTGTATAATAAATATTCATTTTCcgatttcaaataaatattatagttACTTGAAATTCTGTTTTCCCATGTTAaggtatattattattattatttttttatcgagAGAAGTCGAATATAAAtcgtatttatatatatattcgagCTCAACCAAATTTGGCTATCAATTGGAATCGTAATTCTTTCGACATCTTTGCATTCGATTTTAGTTTGATAGATATAAATCAAATAGTTTTTCTCTATTGTATTCATGCACATTCAAGTTTACCTTTGCAAATTAAAGAGATTGTGTACAAATTAATAGTATgtttaatatgatttataagtaatgaaaaatacactttaaataattttatatatacatttatccTCTTATATATAATANTttgaatcatccatgaaaaaatattattttttatgctaagagtattactttttattgtgaatatcgatatgattgacatgtctcacaaataaagattaattcgtgagaccatctcacaaaaaaACTACGTACATATAATTTAAGTTGATGACTGACACAATGTTTCCTCTCATCACCTTATGGGGTATGGATTTCTTGATATTTTGCTCGTTGGGAGCTACGAATGTAGCTAGATTGTTACTTTCCCATTTAATTCGAGTACTATAGCCTTATAATTACAACTCATAAGTGGTCCAATTTTAGGATTTAAGTAACATAAATTATTGCgaataaatatgaaataataagACTAAGAAATAATGCGGAAATATTAGTTAACTTATGCTAAAATAAGGATTTAATTCGAATGTAATTTCCAAAAGTTGGTGATCATAACTACTCAATGTTTGGACTTAATATACGTGCCATGCATCGAAGTTATGGTGGATACGTAAtaatttacataaaatattgaaattttagtatacaattaaatattaaaaatccaaaatatgATAAAGAAGCGCAagtcataatttcaaatattagtttcaAATTAGGGTTTGATCTTTATTGCAATCTTCGTCCTTGTTAAGATTAAGacttgaacctaactcaacACCCAAAAATTATCTCAAAATGGAGTATTGTCAAAGCCTATATATGTAACTCACAGGAATTTTATCCAACTGATGTGTGACAACTAACATATCCATCTCATGTCTAGGAATGAATAAGAGCATAAAGTTTACAAATCCCCCAACTATGTGCAGAACGGGTGGCCCAACTATAGGCAGTCCAAAACCTAATGGTGGAACTGAGCTCTGATATCATATTAAGAATGTGACTTGAAcctaaatcaactccaaaaacTAACTCAAGAAGGATGATTGTTCAAGCcaatatatacaactctcaaatattttatcaaaccgATATTAGATAACTAACCGTCTCAGTTCCATATGTACTCTGTATATGTTCTGACTTCAAAAGTTTACTAAAGTATGGTGATTGAAAATTTTggactaaaaatatataaaaaaaaatatgtaagttAAATCAAATAGATAAACCACGTACTGGGATACTAATTAGATGCATTTATTACTACTAATTATCTTTAGAAATGTATTtgtgttaaataaataaaatacaagtTCTTCTAAGAAACTATAATTAAAACTATTAACTATCTTTAGAACAATACTAgtgttattaatttaaatacaatGTCCACAAGAAACATTTATAGCTACTGACTATTAAACTAAGTACAATAATTGAATATATGTATGCTAATATCAATATCTTTTAGTTGCTAAAATTACTGGTATTGTGGCATACCTTGTCCTCAAAAAAATACTGGCATCCAACTAGGGATGACAATGGTAAGGAATAGGGTGAGTTTGTCATTTTCATCCTCGTCCTCGTCTCCAAATTCCATCCCCGTCCCCATATCTGTCTCGATCttcatttcaaaaatattaattggaCAAGACGATAACGGGTTCGGAgattttctcaaattaaaacttattattatgtattattattaatgataataatattaatatcagtattaataataatattattattaatataaaatattactattataatattattagtattaataatattattaatttattattgatattatttttggaacgGATTCAGAAATGATAATAGTAATCTCATAACCGTTCCGAACTACTACGAGGATCCGTACAAAGTTATATTCATTGGGCAAAACAGGCCTGTTACCAGGGGTCCTTCAATCTGCCCAAAGCCCAATATCGAGTGGGGCAGATTCTGTGACTGGTTGGGCCCCAAACCTTttcaattaaatttgaaatttttacgtATTCACGGTAGATGTtatgaatttatgatatatgttattAACTTGTTTATTTATGGTGTGATAATCCACAACTACTATCTTTTATCTTTCATTAGATACTGGATAAACCCCGGATTAATGCAATTTATTAACATGTTTCTTTAGATGAGGGGAGAGAGGGTCTCAGACCCGAGACATGTATATCACAATTTTTTGGGATAAATATGATTACCATTTGGGCCAAATTGGTTTTTATAATCTGCTGAACTCATATCGACCTAAAACCCAATCCACATAACCCAATTCACGTTTCTACGTATCGCTTCGTCTGTTGACTTTGTCATCTCCCcctttactttttattttcctCTTGATTTTACACTTAACAAAGTCTAAAGTCCAAATTCAAAGACGTGTAAACAGGGATAGAAATGTTGTGCCCaaagacaaaaaaatattaaattaaatttgacttACATACTTGGTAAACGCATAcactaataaaatatataaagatATAGTTTATATGGCCAAAAAACATTGCATAATAACCAGCCATGGCTGAGTATATGAAAGAGCAAGAGAAGCCGTTAGCCACAGAAACCGACCAGATTGGCATAGAAGAAAGCAACCCTTCCCCTGTGGAACACACGTCGCGGCCCAATTGGAAATGCATCATATGTTGTGGCTGCTGCGCTGCTATTTTCTTGATCATAGGGATGATCGTGTTAATCCTCATGTTCACCGTCTTTCGAATTAAAGAGCCCATTTTGAAGATGAACTCCATGAAGGTTCAAGGGCTAAATCTACTCGGAAATACGAGTTTACCCCCAATCATGAACTTGACACTTAAAGCTGATATTTCAGTGGAGAATCCAaactatgcatcattcaagttTAGCAACGCTACAACAAGTGTGTACTATGATAATTATGTCATTGGTGAGTTTGTGAGTCCAGCAGGCCGTGTTCAAGCCAAAAAAAGTGTTCGAACAAGCGTCACAATCGACATCTTGGTCGACAAAATATCGGAAGTGCCACGGTTTCGGAGCGATTTTGGTGCGGGGATTTTGCCTGTTAGTACTTTTATTGGAATCAGAGGAAAGGTGAAGGTTACAGATGTGTTTAAGAAACGTATATTCGTTCAAATGAATTGTACTATGAATTGGAATTTAAGTAGCCAGGCGATTCAAAATCGCAACTGCAAGACTCGAGTTAAATTTTAGTGCAACTAAACTAAGTGTTATTTCATGAGTATGTTCCCTTTGAATGTTCGTTTTGTGATTGTCTTTCCTGACGTTTGGGAAATCTTGAAAAATATAGAGAACGCATTAGCATCATGTCAAAACTATCTAAATAGTGGTGTTGCCAAGGTTTGATTGACTAGTATATtatatatgagtaggtctcttatgagacggtatcacgaatctttatctgtgagacgggtcaaccctaccgatatcaacaataaaaagtaatactcttagcattaaaagtaatattttttcacggatgacccaaataagaaatctgtctcacaaaatacgacccgtgagaccgtctcacacaagtttttgcgaTTATATATTCACTTCGTTttcattcattttttaaataaatttattcttttcttgatttttagtaattttccttcaaatttttttccaatATTTGACATTTTTGTATCCCACTATAACGAGCTGTCATTTACCAACAAAATTCAATTCTTCGGGGGAGGGGTAGTTGGGATAATAGACTACTGGACTCGAAATTTCTCAGTTGGGCCGTTAGCGATTGAAGAAGCTTGCTACGGCCCAAACACTAGAGTCTCTTCGGGACATTCTATAAAATGGGAACGATACAGAGATATACATTATTGAATTGTTATCGAATAATGANattttttatttaatttcaaaggtatcacatataaatttaaaaaaaaaaaaaaacaagcaatGAAACTATTTTTTTACCATATTTCTAAAACAGAAAGtcgtttttaattttaatcaagagtatattatttatcaaataaacatatatttattttcttcaaaagaTGAATTCTCTGACAATTAAAAACTAAgtaacatgaaaaacatcatggcACATAACAAATATATTCAAGCAATGGTTTCACCCAATTTCTACTAACcgattatttaaatgaattttaacGTACGAAGATTTGAATTATGGTTAGTTAGGACAAAGGATGGCTTAAATATAAGCTGTAGAAGAAGGTGTCTTAACTCTTAATGACGAACTCAATGAATAAATTCATTAATTAGACATTTAATATCAAACCAACAAATTGAGCACAAATATTAGTCATGTGAGTTCAAATAATTGGACAGTTTCCTCACATGTACTtgcattatttttataattatggaTTTTAAGATACGATTAATtgcttaataataataataatttgttgaTGCCGATAATTGGAATCGTTCTGTTAGATTTGGTTCAcgttctaaattttttttttaatgattatcCATCTTAATTATATTGACAATAGATTAATTATGGAAATATAATGACAGCACACAGGAAATGTGAATGAAATCCAAAAAGAGAGATTTCCTTTTCCTGTTACGAAATGAAAATAAAGTAGATGCACAAAACATGGATCGTGATTGACATAAATGCTAATGAAATTAAGATTTGGTTGGACATATAAAGCACAACAAACGCATGCATGAGCTGATTACTCTTCTTTCGATGCAAGAACAGCAACACATCCAGGGTCACGCTTAGTAGCTTAAACCAGTTTAATCCAAAAGTAAgtgtaaaacaatatttttagtttgtattataattttacttatatcaagtaattaataaattaaatattacataAGCATACAAATTTTGATCTCTATTGATTCAAGTGTCATCCCTTAGTTGAAAAGAAATGAAGGGTACAagacaaaatatattttgatgcaTTTAGCAGTCAGCTTGACGGTTTGAGTTTGTAATGTAGCACATATTGATCCTTGAAGATATGATATAGTGTCAAAGGCGTGTGCTTTGAGCAACTTGAAATATGAAAGCTTATATAGTTGGAAAACTTCAATGGTCGAATTTGCTTTTCAACGATCATCTGCATTGTTTACCCGACAGAATTGACATGTCTCTTACAATTTCCATGTGTAGTATTAAAAGCTCATTAATATTCCTTATGCTTTTGTGACAACACCTTGCTTTTAAAAGCTGACAAACCATATATGAAGACAAATTTATGCTATTCGAGAGTTGGTAAAATACAATATAATCATTCTAAATATATCAGTGATTGAACGACTTCACTTTGCAGTATCCTTTTTGAAATTACTCATATCTTTTTGGGCATTACAGTCAATGTCATGTgctcgattctcattgattgtcATGATTACAATTATTAGTTGGTATCATAGCCAACGTCACGAGTTCGATTCTCATttattgcaaggagtgcaattatagGGATAGAGATTgttggtgcaataattgtctatgCTGAGTGCATCAATCAaaacgtggtgcttgagctgttgtacggtttaaaagattCGAGTTACATCATTACCACCagttataacttttgataaagcgGCAAACATTCTGTCTTACATAACATTTTACCGTTCGATGCCATTTTTCTCAAGATCTTGTCTCCAACACACTTCTtgaaaaaatttctaaattatcTTTTTGGACATTACAGTCAATGTTTTgtgttcgattctcattgattgcaaagaATACAATTATTAGTTGGGAGATTGCtagatgcaataattgtccagCTGGTAGAGCAATTAAAACTTGGTGCTTGAGCTTTTTTacagtttaaaaaattttagttaCACTTTTAATATCATTTATTGTTTTTGATAAAGCGATAAACGTTCGAtcctacaattttttttaaaaataaataaaaaaaatttcatcaccAAAATACCTTTAAAATTTTATCCTTAAAAGACATGATACTAACTATACAAACACAGGTACCTTATAATAGTTAGCATATCAGAACCATGAAGAGAGATGAATATGAATCGAAAAAACCACACGCAATCACGACtctttatcatttttttctaTCAAATTTATATCATGTCACTATACTTTATcgttataataaaaatttcttggttttttaaaacattataaatataataatggaAAAGGAAGTGGGAAAGAGCAGGaaagtaatttaattttctacTGTTTTCAATCATGGCTCAACCTTTTCCCCACGTCTCTgcaatttcatttaaaaatatttataaggttgaaaattaatatttaaaatgtgtatgttgaatatttgaatgttgaaaataagagttgtaaatattgaaaattagtgtgtgattatgtaggtaatgatgattttatttttggattatttgtaaagattttctataaatagatctctcatttgtgaagaaaatcacaattgagttgagagaaaaatattataaagtgtgtagtgtgataattttaagagtttgagatttttactttttaccgtaaatttttactttttcacaacacctTATCAGCATGAAGCTCTNNNNNNNNNNNNNNNNNNNNNNNNNNNNNNNNNNNNNNNNNNNNNNNNNNNNNNNNNNNNNNNNNNNNNNNNNNNNNNNNNNNNNNNNNNNNNNNNNNNNNNNNNNNNNNNNNNNNNNNNNNNNNNNNNNNNNNNNNNNNNNNNNNNNNNNNNNNNNNNNNNNNNNNNNNNNNNNNNNNNNNNNNNNNNNNNNNNNNNNNNNNNNNNNNNNNNNNNNNNNNNNNNNNNNNNNNNNNNNNNNNNNNNNNNNNNNNNNNNNNNNNNNNNNNNNNNNNNNNNNNNNNNNNNNNNNNNNNNNNNNNNNNNNNNNNNNNNNNNNNNNNNNNNNNNNNNNNNNNNNNNNNNNNNNNNNNNNNNNNNNNNNNNNNNNNNNNNNNNNNNNNNNNNNNNNNNNNNNNNNNNNNNNNNNNNNNNNNNNNNNNNNNNNNNNNNNNNNNNNNNNNNNNNNNNNNNNNNNNNNNNNNNNNNNNNNNNNNNNNNNNNNNNNNNNNNNNNNNNNNNNNNNNNNNNNNNNNNNNNNNNNNNNNNNNNNNNNNNNNNNNNNNNNNNNNNNNNNNNNNNNNNNNNNNNNNNNNNNNNNNNNNNNNNNNNNNNNNNNNNNNNNNNNNNNNNNNNNNNNNNNNNNNNNNNNNNNNNNNNNNNNNNNNNNNNNNNNNNNNNNNNNNNNNNNNNNNNNNNNNNNNNNNNNNNNNNNNNNNNNNNNNNNNNNNNNNNNNNNNNNNNNNNNNNNNNNNNNNNNNNNNNNNNNNNNNNNNNNNNNNNNNNNNNNNNNNNNNNNNNNNNNNNNNNNNNNNNNNNNNNNNNNNNNNNNNNNNNNNNNNNNNNNNNNNNNNNNNNNNNNNNNNNNNNNNNNNNNNNNNNNNNNNNNNNNNNNNNNNNNNNNNNNNNNNNNNNNNNNNNNNNNNNNNNNNNNNNNNNNNNNNNNNNNNNNNNNNNNNNNNNNNNNNNNNNNNNNNNNNNNNNNNNNNNNNNNNNNNNNNNNNNNNNNNNNNNNNNNNNNNNNNNNNNNNNNNNNNNNNNNNNNNNNNNNNNNNNNNNNNNNNNNNNNNNNNNNNNNNNNNNNNNNNNNNNNNNNNNNNNNNNNNNNNNNNNNNNNNNNNNNNNNNNNNNNNNNNNNNNNNNNNNNNNNNNNNNNNNNNNNNNNNNNNNNNNNNNNNNNNNNNNNNNNNNNNNNNNNNNNNNNNNNNNNNNNNNNNNNNNNNNNNNNNNNNNNNNNNNNNNNNNNNNNNNNNNNNNNNNNNNNNNNNNNNNNNNNNNNNNNNNNNNNNNNNNNNNNNNNNNNNNNNNNNNNNNNNNNNNNNNNNNNNNNNNNNNNNNNNNNNNNNNNNNNNNNNNNNNNNNNNNNNNNNNNNNNNNNNNNNNNNNNNNNNNNNNNNNNNNNNNNNNNNNNNNNNNNNNNNNNNNNNNNNNNNNNNNNNNNNNNNNNNNNNNNNNNNNNNNNNNNNNNNNNNNNNNNNNNNNNNNNNNNNNNNNNNNNNNNNNNNNNNNNNNNNNNNNNNNNNNNNNNNNNNNNNNNNNNNNNNNNNNNNNNNNNNNNNNNNNNNNNNNNNNNNNNNNNNNNNNNNNNNNNNNNNNNNNNNNNNNNNNNNNNNNNNNNNNNNNNNNNNNNNNNNNNN
This genomic window from Primulina huaijiensis isolate GDHJ02 chromosome 7, ASM1229523v2, whole genome shotgun sequence contains:
- the LOC140980823 gene encoding late embryogenesis abundant protein At1g64065-like, yielding MAEYMKEQEKPLATETDQIGIEESNPSPVEHTSRPNWKCIICCGCCAAIFLIIGMIVLILMFTVFRIKEPILKMNSMKVQGLNLLGNTSLPPIMNLTLKADISVENPNYASFKFSNATTSVYYDNYVIGEFVSPAGRVQAKKSVRTSVTIDILVDKISEVPRFRSDFGAGILPVSTFIGIRGKVKVTDVFKKRIFVQMNCTMNWNLSSQAIQNRNCKTRVKF